Proteins co-encoded in one Streptomyces sp. NBC_01571 genomic window:
- a CDS encoding carboxylesterase/lipase family protein, with protein sequence MYRTLTTLGCALIAALATAWVPAPATKPARPATATVRTHDGTVRGASHDGYRTFEGIPYAAPPVGRLRWVPPRPPVHWPGVRDATRPTSPCPQPAGEVPGGSTDEDCLHLNITTPDGAEPGRPRPVIVWLHGGGFTTGAGSSYDAHRMATRGDVVVVTLNYRLGELGFLAHSGLPGSGTFGLTDQQAALRWVRTEIGAFGGDAHHVTLAGESAGGYSVCAQLASPAASGLFDRAIIESGPCDSGPDQPFAPSSISLPTARAEGSDFAARVGCGSGRNVLACLRRVKVSRLLAAQDADQQPAYTTPLLPSDPATVLAAGRFPRVPTLIGSTHDEGNGWAAGIIQAGHPVTPNTWRDVVATFFPAPGRAKAIVRAYPVHRTNGGPVFGAVIGDADFACPTERTVGLLTDQVPVWRYEFADEHAPPLTSGTPPFPLGAPHASELPYLFDLGGRPRDLTAAQHRLAYTMIDYWSRFARTADPNGPSSPPWPRQAVLSLAPDHIVPTHTAGARHHCAFWKTLGRAQR encoded by the coding sequence ATGTACCGCACCCTGACCACTCTGGGCTGCGCCCTGATCGCCGCTCTCGCGACGGCTTGGGTCCCGGCGCCGGCGACAAAGCCCGCCCGGCCCGCCACCGCCACGGTACGCACCCACGACGGGACGGTGCGGGGCGCCAGTCACGACGGCTACCGCACCTTCGAAGGCATCCCCTACGCGGCGCCCCCGGTCGGCCGGCTGCGCTGGGTCCCGCCCCGGCCTCCCGTCCACTGGCCCGGGGTGCGGGATGCCACTCGGCCCACGAGCCCCTGCCCCCAGCCAGCCGGCGAGGTGCCTGGCGGCAGCACCGACGAGGACTGCCTCCACCTGAACATCACCACGCCCGACGGCGCCGAGCCGGGACGTCCCCGACCGGTGATCGTGTGGCTGCACGGAGGCGGGTTCACCACCGGTGCGGGCAGCTCGTACGACGCTCACCGCATGGCCACACGGGGTGACGTGGTGGTAGTGACCCTCAACTATCGGCTGGGAGAACTCGGGTTTCTGGCGCACAGCGGATTACCTGGCTCCGGCACCTTCGGCCTGACCGACCAGCAGGCGGCGCTGCGCTGGGTACGCACCGAGATCGGCGCCTTCGGCGGTGACGCGCACCATGTGACGCTCGCCGGTGAGTCGGCGGGCGGGTACAGCGTCTGCGCCCAACTCGCTTCCCCTGCCGCTTCGGGCCTCTTCGACCGGGCGATCATCGAGAGCGGCCCGTGTGACAGCGGCCCGGATCAGCCGTTCGCCCCGTCCTCCATCTCGCTGCCCACGGCCCGCGCCGAGGGCTCAGACTTCGCGGCGCGGGTCGGGTGCGGCTCGGGTCGCAACGTCCTGGCCTGCCTGCGGCGAGTGAAGGTGTCCCGACTGCTCGCGGCTCAGGACGCCGATCAACAGCCCGCGTACACCACTCCATTGTTGCCGAGTGACCCCGCGACGGTGCTTGCCGCCGGTCGTTTCCCTCGCGTCCCCACGCTCATCGGCAGCACCCATGACGAGGGCAATGGCTGGGCCGCAGGGATCATCCAAGCCGGCCATCCTGTCACTCCGAACACCTGGCGGGACGTAGTGGCGACCTTCTTCCCCGCGCCGGGGCGGGCGAAAGCGATCGTCCGCGCGTATCCGGTGCATCGCACCAACGGCGGCCCGGTGTTCGGCGCGGTCATCGGTGACGCCGACTTCGCCTGCCCGACGGAACGCACCGTCGGACTTCTCACCGATCAAGTACCGGTATGGCGCTACGAGTTCGCCGACGAACATGCTCCGCCCCTCACCTCGGGCACACCGCCCTTCCCGCTCGGCGCACCGCACGCGAGCGAACTGCCCTACCTCTTCGACCTGGGCGGCCGCCCCCGCGACCTGACCGCGGCGCAGCACCGGCTGGCATACACCATGATCGACTACTGGAGCCGCTTCGCCCGCACCGCAGACCCGAACGGGCCCTCCTCACCGCCCTGGCCGCGGCAGGCGGTGCTTTCCCTGGCCCCGGACCACATCGTCCCCACCCACACGGCGGGGGCCCGCCACCACTGCGCGTTCTGGAAAACGCTCGGTCGAGCACAGCGGTAA
- a CDS encoding HAD-IC family P-type ATPase — MAGPLSEERRRTNAAHVDTLARQGLRALAAAERQLAAGAKLPQSREEAEDRLIFPGLMVMADPPRPEVADAVARCHSAGIRIIVVSGGLEPKVVTGYVLDRMPEHELDPILRHHQELIFARTSSEAKLRIADALRAEGHVVAMTGDGVNEAPALRRADIGVAMGRSGTDVAREAATMVLTDDYFATIVAAVHAGRRVYDNIRKFVCYILAPTTLEVAPFLVYALARRGRTAAADHGPVSARRPSMRSGRRWMRRRPLRTASTRWSSPGRAASQGTSRCCQARGAWHDLLNVRPCLDHTARVLTSGGRTG; from the coding sequence ATGGCCGGCCCGCTCTCCGAGGAACGACGCCGTACGAACGCCGCTCACGTGGACACACTCGCCCGTCAGGGGCTGCGGGCCCTGGCTGCGGCAGAGCGGCAACTGGCCGCCGGCGCCAAACTGCCGCAGAGCCGCGAGGAGGCCGAAGACCGGCTGATCTTCCCGGGGCTGATGGTGATGGCCGATCCGCCCCGCCCGGAGGTGGCCGACGCGGTCGCCCGCTGCCACAGTGCCGGAATCCGGATCATCGTGGTCTCCGGCGGCCTGGAACCGAAGGTGGTAACCGGATACGTACTCGACCGCATGCCCGAACACGAACTCGACCCAATCCTGCGCCACCACCAGGAGCTGATCTTCGCCCGCACATCCTCGGAGGCAAAGCTGCGGATCGCCGACGCGCTGCGCGCCGAAGGCCACGTCGTGGCGATGACCGGCGACGGCGTCAACGAGGCACCCGCCCTGCGCCGGGCTGACATCGGGGTCGCCATGGGCCGCTCCGGCACCGACGTGGCGCGCGAGGCGGCCACGATGGTGCTCACTGACGACTACTTCGCCACCATCGTCGCCGCGGTGCACGCGGGCCGCCGCGTCTACGACAACATCCGCAAGTTCGTCTGCTACATCCTCGCCCCCACCACCCTGGAGGTCGCCCCGTTCCTGGTCTACGCCCTGGCCAGGCGGGGCCGTACCGCTGCCGCTGACCACGGTCCAGTTTCGGCGAGGCGGCCCTCGATGAGGTCGGGGCGTCGTTGGATGCGGCGCAGGCCTCTGCGGACGGCGTCGACAAGGTGGTCATCGCCTGGGAGGGCCGCCTCACAAGGGACGTCTCGGTGTTGCCAAGCGCGTGGGGCCTGGCACGATCTACTGAACGTGCGCCCCTGCCTTGATCACACGGCTAGGGTGCTGACATCGGGTGGCAGGACGGGGTAG
- a CDS encoding GPP34 family phosphoprotein, translated as MIEDLACTMYLLAHDAAAEGLYDRGRTELLVRAAALIDLAARGRLKEDGGTVVESGGEPTGAPVLDGVLRDIGAGHSWKHLVRRHRKRTLTAVEDRLVATGLLTVKPTRTRLGGRRLMVTRHAETADARSRVIVAMHGDTPVREIPVADAALLALTAAGRVRTVLSRQDRETHRDRIDACTQSLAALAPGLEKAVRALPMTMVAARGGMGGG; from the coding sequence GTGATCGAAGACCTGGCCTGCACCATGTATCTGCTCGCCCATGACGCCGCGGCCGAGGGCCTCTACGACCGTGGCCGGACGGAGCTGCTGGTCCGTGCCGCCGCCCTGATCGACCTGGCGGCGCGCGGCCGACTGAAGGAGGACGGCGGCACGGTCGTCGAGTCCGGCGGCGAACCGACCGGCGCCCCGGTTCTGGACGGTGTGCTGCGCGACATCGGAGCCGGGCACAGCTGGAAGCACCTCGTGCGCCGCCACCGCAAGCGGACCCTGACGGCGGTGGAGGACCGGCTCGTGGCGACGGGACTTCTCACCGTGAAACCGACCCGCACACGCCTGGGCGGACGGAGGCTGATGGTGACGCGACACGCCGAAACCGCCGACGCCCGCTCCCGCGTGATCGTGGCGATGCATGGGGACACACCCGTGCGGGAGATCCCCGTCGCGGACGCCGCACTGCTGGCACTGACCGCGGCGGGCCGCGTCCGCACGGTCCTCTCGCGCCAGGACCGGGAGACGCACCGAGACCGCATCGACGCCTGTACGCAGAGCCTCGCCGCCCTGGCGCCCGGCCTGGAGAAAGCCGTACGCGCTCTGCCGATGACCATGGTCGCCGCGCGGGGCGGCATGGGCGGCGGCTGA
- a CDS encoding phosphoribosyltransferase family protein, with translation MFFLDRRDAGRQLAALLKHFKGSDVVVLGLPRGGVPVAAEVAKALGAPLDVCLVRKLGVPFQPELGMGAIGEGCVRVISDEVVRSARVTPHELAEVEAREREVLESRARRYRGRREPAVLTGRTVLVVDDGVATGSTARAACQIARARGAARVVLAVPVAPHDWTARLGADADELVCPHTPWDFYAIGQFYADFSQTDDDEVVACLEEALARPVSARRAPTGQSAPEDREADVRAGPLVLRGQLTVPEGALGIVVFAHGSGSSRHSPRNRFVAAGLNGAGLGTLLFDLLTEQEATDRANVFDTDLLARRLTDATGWLREQPEAQGLAVGYFGASTGAAAALWAAAEPDARIAAVVSRGGRPDLAGPRLPAVTAPTLLIVGGHDRLVLDLNRGAQARLRCENDLAVVPGATHLFEEPGTLEQVTGLARDWFTDHMAPAPHTTARF, from the coding sequence GTGTTCTTCCTGGATCGTCGAGATGCCGGCCGACAGCTGGCGGCCCTGCTGAAGCACTTCAAAGGTTCCGACGTCGTGGTGCTGGGGTTGCCTCGTGGAGGGGTCCCGGTCGCTGCGGAGGTCGCGAAGGCGCTGGGCGCGCCGCTGGACGTCTGCCTGGTGCGCAAACTGGGTGTGCCGTTCCAGCCGGAGCTGGGCATGGGGGCCATCGGCGAAGGTTGCGTCCGCGTGATCAGCGACGAGGTCGTGCGTAGCGCGCGTGTCACCCCGCACGAGCTGGCCGAGGTCGAGGCACGCGAGCGGGAGGTACTCGAAAGCCGTGCACGGCGCTACCGGGGCAGACGGGAACCGGCAGTCCTGACGGGCCGCACGGTACTGGTCGTCGACGACGGAGTCGCCACCGGTTCGACGGCGCGCGCGGCCTGCCAGATCGCCCGCGCTCGCGGAGCCGCACGGGTTGTACTGGCGGTTCCCGTGGCCCCGCACGACTGGACCGCGCGGCTGGGTGCTGACGCCGACGAGCTGGTGTGCCCGCACACGCCGTGGGACTTCTACGCGATCGGGCAGTTCTACGCCGACTTCTCCCAGACCGACGACGACGAGGTCGTCGCCTGCCTGGAGGAGGCGCTCGCCCGCCCGGTGAGCGCCCGCCGGGCCCCGACGGGGCAGAGCGCGCCCGAGGACCGGGAGGCGGATGTGCGCGCGGGTCCGCTGGTGCTGCGGGGACAGCTGACGGTGCCCGAGGGCGCGCTCGGGATCGTGGTGTTCGCGCACGGCAGCGGCAGCAGCCGGCACAGCCCGCGCAACCGGTTCGTCGCGGCCGGCCTGAACGGCGCGGGTCTGGGCACCCTGCTGTTCGACCTCCTCACCGAACAAGAGGCGACCGACCGGGCCAACGTCTTCGACACGGATCTCCTGGCCCGACGGCTCACGGACGCCACCGGCTGGCTGCGTGAGCAGCCCGAGGCCCAGGGACTGGCCGTCGGCTACTTCGGCGCCAGCACCGGCGCTGCCGCCGCGCTCTGGGCCGCCGCCGAGCCCGACGCGCGGATCGCCGCGGTCGTCTCCCGCGGCGGGCGGCCCGACCTCGCTGGCCCACGGCTGCCGGCCGTGACCGCCCCCACTCTGCTCATCGTCGGCGGCCACGACCGACTCGTGCTCGACCTCAATCGTGGGGCGCAGGCGCGGTTGCGCTGCGAGAACGATCTCGCTGTCGTTCCCGGAGCCACCCACCTCTTCGAGGAGCCCGGAACCCTGGAGCAGGTAACCGGCCTGGCCCGTGACTGGTTCACCGACCACATGGCTCCGGCCCCTCACACCACGGCCCGATTCTGA
- the trxB gene encoding thioredoxin-disulfide reductase, with the protein MNDTLRNVIIVGSGPSGYTAALYCARAELRPFLFEGAISAGGALMNTTEVENFPGFPEGVLGPDLMDKLRSQAERFGTEFVTDDIVEARLTGQSKELVDSTGQVYRTKSVILATGSRYRELGLENEKRLSGRGVSWCATCDGFFFREKDIVVVGGGDSALEEATFLTRFARSVTIVHRREKFRASKIMQDRVRRNEKIRVLWNREVLDIIGDEKVDGVRLREVTSNEDSTLAVSGVFVAIGHDPQVGLVEGQIALNHAGYIAVDGRSTRTNMDGVFACGDVVDHEYRQAITAAGSGCAAALDAERYLMALHDCATPEEARVEATAVAELAY; encoded by the coding sequence GTGAATGACACCCTTCGTAACGTAATCATCGTCGGGTCCGGCCCGTCGGGCTACACGGCTGCGCTCTATTGCGCCCGGGCGGAACTGCGGCCATTCCTCTTCGAAGGCGCCATTTCCGCTGGTGGCGCCTTGATGAACACAACCGAGGTCGAGAATTTTCCAGGTTTCCCGGAAGGAGTGCTGGGTCCGGATCTGATGGACAAGCTCCGCTCGCAGGCTGAGCGTTTCGGAACGGAGTTCGTCACCGACGACATCGTGGAAGCACGTCTGACGGGACAGAGTAAGGAACTCGTCGACAGCACCGGCCAGGTCTACCGCACCAAATCGGTGATCCTTGCCACCGGATCTCGCTATCGTGAACTGGGGTTGGAAAACGAGAAGCGTCTGTCGGGTCGGGGAGTGAGTTGGTGCGCAACGTGTGATGGGTTCTTCTTCCGTGAGAAGGACATCGTCGTAGTGGGTGGCGGCGACTCCGCCTTGGAGGAGGCCACCTTCTTGACCAGGTTCGCCCGCTCGGTGACCATCGTGCACAGGCGCGAGAAATTCCGCGCCTCGAAAATCATGCAGGACCGGGTCCGGCGCAATGAGAAGATCCGCGTCCTGTGGAACCGTGAGGTGTTGGACATCATCGGCGATGAGAAAGTCGACGGGGTACGTCTGCGCGAGGTGACCAGCAACGAGGACAGCACCCTGGCAGTTTCCGGTGTGTTCGTCGCCATCGGCCATGACCCCCAGGTCGGCCTCGTCGAGGGGCAGATAGCTCTGAACCACGCCGGCTACATAGCAGTCGACGGACGCTCAACGCGTACCAACATGGATGGCGTGTTCGCCTGCGGCGATGTCGTCGACCATGAGTATCGACAGGCGATCACTGCCGCAGGCTCCGGGTGTGCGGCAGCGCTCGACGCCGAACGGTACCTGATGGCGCTGCATGACTGCGCGACGCCGGAAGAAGCCCGTGTGGAGGCCACGGCCGTGGCGGAGCTCGCGTACTGA
- a CDS encoding response regulator transcription factor has product MTLRVVVADDQALVRTGFRMIIDARDDLEVVGEAPDGREAVRLTRERAPDVVVMDVRMPVVDGIEATRQIVRSGSRARVLVLTTWDVDAHVVAALRAGASGFLLKDIRPGELVEAIRLTARGDALLAPTVLSRVLDRFLRTTPDLAPPPSLRDLSSREREVLTLIGQALSNAEIAERLGLSEATVKNHVTAVLRKLDVRDRVQAVVAAYDHGLVRPRRP; this is encoded by the coding sequence ATGACCCTGCGCGTGGTGGTGGCCGACGACCAGGCTCTGGTCCGTACCGGGTTTCGTATGATCATCGACGCGCGGGACGACCTCGAGGTGGTCGGTGAGGCTCCGGACGGCCGGGAGGCCGTGAGGCTGACTCGCGAACGGGCGCCGGACGTGGTGGTGATGGACGTGCGCATGCCCGTGGTGGACGGTATCGAGGCGACGCGGCAGATCGTGCGGTCCGGCAGTCGGGCCCGGGTCCTCGTGCTGACCACCTGGGACGTCGACGCACACGTCGTCGCCGCCCTGCGGGCGGGGGCCAGTGGCTTCCTGCTCAAGGACATCCGCCCTGGTGAACTCGTCGAGGCGATCCGCCTTACCGCGCGAGGAGACGCGCTGCTCGCGCCGACTGTGCTGAGCCGAGTCCTCGACCGGTTTCTGCGCACCACACCCGACCTGGCGCCACCGCCCTCCCTGCGAGACCTCTCCAGCCGCGAGCGGGAGGTGCTCACCTTGATCGGGCAGGCACTGTCGAACGCGGAGATCGCCGAGCGGCTGGGCCTGTCGGAGGCCACGGTCAAGAACCACGTCACCGCGGTACTGCGGAAGCTGGACGTGCGCGACCGCGTGCAGGCCGTCGTCGCCGCCTACGACCACGGCCTCGTACGGCCGCGCCGCCCCTGA
- a CDS encoding alpha/beta hydrolase — MVLVHGTNLDTSSWSQVAKQLRRDGYPVVVSTNPLRGLKYDAAYTASVLRSVKGPVILVGHSYGAAVVNEAALSSKNVKALVSVAGFLPEKGESPAELVGKYPGSTLAGTLEKVPYPLLSGGTGTELYVNQDQFPQQFAADLPLSVSSVLAVSQRPVDAKALDEKASGAAWKTIPAYDLITAEDKNIPAAAQRWMAKRAHAVTVEIHSSHVAPLSHPEAVTDLVEQAAGRTPEPSTTALASTGSSTWALLGGAAGLTAVGGALLLTARRTRRS, encoded by the coding sequence GTGGTTCTCGTCCACGGCACCAACCTCGACACGTCGTCTTGGAGCCAGGTTGCGAAACAACTGCGTCGCGACGGCTATCCGGTGGTGGTGTCGACCAACCCTCTGCGCGGTCTGAAATACGATGCCGCTTACACAGCGAGCGTCCTGCGCAGCGTCAAAGGCCCCGTCATTCTTGTGGGGCACTCCTACGGTGCTGCTGTGGTCAACGAAGCGGCGCTCAGCAGCAAGAACGTCAAGGCGCTGGTCTCCGTCGCGGGTTTTCTGCCCGAAAAAGGCGAGAGCCCTGCCGAACTAGTGGGCAAGTACCCCGGAAGTACGCTGGCAGGAACCCTGGAGAAAGTGCCCTACCCCTTGCTCTCCGGCGGTACCGGCACCGAACTGTATGTCAACCAGGACCAGTTCCCCCAGCAATTCGCGGCCGACCTTCCGCTGTCGGTCTCCTCCGTCCTGGCAGTGAGCCAGCGTCCAGTAGACGCCAAGGCCCTGGATGAGAAGGCCAGTGGTGCGGCCTGGAAGACCATTCCTGCCTATGACCTGATCACGGCGGAGGACAAGAACATTCCCGCTGCGGCCCAGCGCTGGATGGCGAAGCGGGCCCACGCGGTGACGGTTGAGATCCACTCCTCCCACGTCGCCCCGTTGTCACACCCCGAGGCTGTCACCGACCTCGTCGAGCAGGCCGCGGGCCGAACGCCTGAACCGTCAACAACAGCCCTCGCTTCCACTGGGTCAAGCACCTGGGCGTTGCTCGGCGGAGCTGCGGGTCTCACAGCTGTGGGGGGCGCACTGCTGCTGACAGCCCGTCGGACCAGAAGAAGCTGA
- a CDS encoding sensor histidine kinase: MLTILGASVSVAGTENVRRMPIALTLVLAQAGALRWQARAPVTVLAVNAASGLVVWALLPAVTLTGAMLAAQITLCVLSAIRPWRASVWALAAMCLAAPLAFGAGGPAGVAVWLLTVILAWTAGQWRSAQKARTRAELRRAVVEERARIAREVHDVVAHTLSVVVIQAGAADDVFAQRPEQARQALRAIETGARSALGELRLLLRAFSSDEDEDRTMEQREPGSWLARLEELAETVRATGMAVRVYHEGATGGLPAAVDKTAYRIVQEALTNTLRHAVDADEVSVRVAASGDCVEVTVVDNGRTTQSSSPAAGAGRGLVGMKERVRLVGGSLRAGPVRGGGFEVTARLPVERAS, translated from the coding sequence GTGCTCACCATCCTCGGCGCCTCGGTGTCCGTGGCCGGTACAGAGAACGTCCGCCGGATGCCGATTGCCCTGACTTTGGTCCTCGCACAGGCGGGTGCCCTGAGGTGGCAGGCGCGCGCCCCGGTCACCGTCCTCGCCGTGAATGCGGCGTCGGGGCTCGTGGTGTGGGCGCTGCTGCCCGCGGTGACCTTGACGGGGGCGATGCTCGCGGCGCAGATCACGCTGTGCGTGCTGTCGGCCATCCGGCCGTGGCGGGCGTCGGTGTGGGCGCTCGCGGCCATGTGTCTGGCGGCGCCCCTCGCGTTCGGGGCGGGCGGGCCGGCCGGTGTGGCGGTCTGGCTGCTGACGGTGATCCTCGCGTGGACCGCTGGACAGTGGCGCAGCGCCCAGAAGGCACGAACGAGGGCGGAGTTGCGCCGTGCCGTGGTGGAGGAGCGGGCGCGGATCGCGCGGGAGGTGCACGACGTCGTGGCGCACACCTTGTCGGTAGTGGTCATTCAGGCTGGGGCGGCGGACGATGTGTTCGCGCAGAGGCCCGAACAGGCTCGTCAAGCGCTCCGGGCCATTGAGACCGGCGCCCGCTCCGCCCTCGGTGAACTGCGTCTGCTGCTAAGGGCGTTCAGTTCCGACGAGGACGAGGACAGGACCATGGAGCAGCGGGAGCCGGGGTCCTGGCTCGCGCGTCTGGAGGAGCTGGCCGAGACGGTACGAGCTACTGGGATGGCCGTGCGCGTGTATCACGAGGGTGCCACTGGAGGGTTGCCGGCGGCAGTGGACAAGACGGCGTACCGGATCGTCCAGGAGGCACTGACCAACACGCTGCGTCACGCGGTCGACGCCGACGAGGTGAGTGTGCGCGTGGCGGCCTCGGGGGACTGTGTAGAGGTGACGGTGGTCGACAACGGACGTACGACGCAGAGCAGCTCGCCCGCGGCAGGCGCAGGACGCGGTCTGGTGGGCATGAAGGAGCGCGTACGGCTCGTGGGCGGCAGTCTGCGCGCCGGCCCGGTGCGCGGAGGCGGGTTCGAGGTGACGGCGCGGCTGCCCGTGGAGCGTGCGTCATGA